From the Molothrus ater isolate BHLD 08-10-18 breed brown headed cowbird chromosome 25, BPBGC_Mater_1.1, whole genome shotgun sequence genome, one window contains:
- the PI16 gene encoding peptidase inhibitor 16 isoform X2 → MLSSGLPLILLVLSVLELSWCLSDEEKKIILDEHNKYRSQVSPPAQAMMKMTWDKELEALAQSYAEKCIWDHNKERGRRGENLFAMAPTLELEFAVEDWNGEEKFYNFTTSTCVPGQMCGHYTQVVWSNTHQIGCGAHFCEKIDGIETENMHLLVCNYYPPGNMKGKKPYVEGPSCEMCPTDTVCVNNLCGAVDTEELETNSDQTSADPPKGGAPSTCLDLSLFLLPSAILVGLLL, encoded by the exons ATGCTGAGCTCAGGTCTTCCTCTCATTCTCCTGGTGCTctcagtgctggagctgagctggtgcCTGAGTGATGAAGAAAAGAAGATCATCTTGGATGAGCATAATAAATATCGCTCCCAGgtctctcctcctgcccaggctaTGATGAAGATG ACCTGGGACAAGGAGCTGGAGGCCCTTGCTCAATCCTATGCAGAGAAGTGCATCTGGGACCACAACAAGGAGAGAGGCCGACGGGGAGAAAACCTCTTTGCAATGGCCCCAACCCTTGAACTGGAATTCGCCGTGGAAGACTGGAACGGGGAGGAGAAATTCTACAACTTTACAACATCCACATGTGTCCCCGGGCAGATGTGTGGCCACTACACCCAG GTGGTCTGGTCAAACACGCATCAGATCGGCTGCGGGGCACATTTCTGTGAGAAGATTGATGGAATTGAAACAGAGAACATGCACCTGCTGGTCTGCAATTATTATCCCCC GGGTAACATGAAAGGCAAGAAGCCCTACGTGGAAGGACCCTCATGTGAAATGTGCCCCACGGACACAGTCTGTGTGAACAACCTGTGTG GTGCCGTGGACACCGAAGAACTGGAGACAAACTCGGACCAGACAAGTGCGGATCCGCCCAAAGGAGGAGCCCCCAGTACCTGCTTGGACCTTTcgctcttcctcctccccagtgCCATCCTGGTGGGCCTTCTGCTCTGA
- the PI16 gene encoding peptidase inhibitor 16 isoform X1: MLSSGLPLILLVLSVLELSWCLSDEEKKIILDEHNKYRSQVSPPAQAMMKMTWDKELEALAQSYAEKCIWDHNKERGRRGENLFAMAPTLELEFAVEDWNGEEKFYNFTTSTCVPGQMCGHYTQVVWSNTHQIGCGAHFCEKIDGIETENMHLLVCNYYPPGNMKGKKPYVEGPSCEMCPTDTVCVNNLCAGAVDTEELETNSDQTSADPPKGGAPSTCLDLSLFLLPSAILVGLLL; encoded by the exons ATGCTGAGCTCAGGTCTTCCTCTCATTCTCCTGGTGCTctcagtgctggagctgagctggtgcCTGAGTGATGAAGAAAAGAAGATCATCTTGGATGAGCATAATAAATATCGCTCCCAGgtctctcctcctgcccaggctaTGATGAAGATG ACCTGGGACAAGGAGCTGGAGGCCCTTGCTCAATCCTATGCAGAGAAGTGCATCTGGGACCACAACAAGGAGAGAGGCCGACGGGGAGAAAACCTCTTTGCAATGGCCCCAACCCTTGAACTGGAATTCGCCGTGGAAGACTGGAACGGGGAGGAGAAATTCTACAACTTTACAACATCCACATGTGTCCCCGGGCAGATGTGTGGCCACTACACCCAG GTGGTCTGGTCAAACACGCATCAGATCGGCTGCGGGGCACATTTCTGTGAGAAGATTGATGGAATTGAAACAGAGAACATGCACCTGCTGGTCTGCAATTATTATCCCCC GGGTAACATGAAAGGCAAGAAGCCCTACGTGGAAGGACCCTCATGTGAAATGTGCCCCACGGACACAGTCTGTGTGAACAACCTGTGTG CAGGTGCCGTGGACACCGAAGAACTGGAGACAAACTCGGACCAGACAAGTGCGGATCCGCCCAAAGGAGGAGCCCCCAGTACCTGCTTGGACCTTTcgctcttcctcctccccagtgCCATCCTGGTGGGCCTTCTGCTCTGA